The Raphanus sativus cultivar WK10039 chromosome 2, ASM80110v3, whole genome shotgun sequence genome includes a region encoding these proteins:
- the LOC108829513 gene encoding monocopper oxidase-like protein SKU5, with product MDLFKILLLTFLVNFSFCFAADPYSFYNFEVSYITASPLGVPQQVIAINGKFPGPTINVTTNENLVVNVRNKLDEGLLLHWSGIQQRRVSWQDGLAGTNCPIPPKWNWTYEFQVKDQIGSFFYFPSLHFQRASGGFGSFIVNPRSVIPVPFSTPDGDITIAIGDWYTRNHTALRKALDDGKDLGMPDGVLINGKGPYQYNKTLVPDGIDYETITVHPGKTYRLRVSNVGISTSLNFRIQGHNLVLAESEGSYTVQQNYTSLDIHVGQSYSFLVTMDQNASSDYYIVASARIVNETIWRRVTGVGILHYTNSKGKAIGHLPPAPQDEFDKTFSMNQARSIRWNVSASGARPNPQGSFKYGSINVTDVYVLRNMPPVKIKGKRRTTLSGVSFVNPSTPIRLADKHKVKGAYKLDFPKRPLTGPPRMETSIINGTYRGFMEVILQNNDTKMQSYHMSGYAFFAVGMDYGEWTENSRGTYNKWDGIARSTIQVYPGAWSAILISLDNPGAWNLRTENLDSWYLGQETYVRVVNPDENNKTEFGAPANVLYCGALQKLQKPQKISSSATRSIGFTSLSMVVMALVMVLH from the exons GTCATTGCTATAAATGGAAAGTTCCCTGGTCCTACAATCAATGTCACGACCAATGAGAACCTTGTGGTGAATGTGAGAAACAAATTAGACGAGGGACTTCTTCTCCACTG GTCTGGAATCCAACAGAGACGTGTTTCTTGGCAAGACGGACTTGCAGGAACCAACTGTCCAATCCCACCAAAGTGGAACTGGACTTATGAGTTTCAAGTTAAGGACCAGATTGGTAGCTTCTTCTACTTCCCATCTCTCCATTTCCAAAGAGCTTCTGGTGGGTTTGGCTCCTTCATTGTCAACCCTAGATCAGTTATTCCAGTCCCTTTCTCTACTCCAGACGGTGATATCACCATTGCCATTGGTGATTGGTACACAAGGAACCACacg GCTTTGAGGAAGGCTTTAGACGATGGTAAAGATCTTGGAATGCCTGATGGAGTTCTCATTAATGGCAAAGGACCTTACCAATACAATAAGACTCTTGTTCCTGATGGAATCGATTACGAAACCATCACAGTCCATCCTG GGAAGACTTATAGACTTCGAGTGTCGAATGTGGGAATCTCGACGAGTTTGAACTTTAGGATCCAAGGTCACAACTTGGTTCTTGCTGAATCAGAAGGATCCTACACAGTTCAGCAAAACTACACAAGTTTGGACATTCATGTTGGACAATCATACTCCTTCTTGGTGACTATGGACCAAAACGCAAGCTCTGATTACTACATTGTCGCCAGTGCTCGGATCGTTAATGAAACCATATGGAGAAGAGTCACAGGAGTTGGAATCTTGCACTATACCAACTCTAAAGGAAAGGCAATAGGTCACTTGCCCCCTGCACCACAAGACGAATTCGACAAAACTTTCTCCATGAATCAAGCAAGATCCATCAGATGGAACGTTTCAGCAAGTGGAGCACGTCCTAACCCGCAAGGCTCGTTTAAGTACGGTTCCATCAATGTGACGGATGTCTATGTTCTCAGGAACATGCCGCCTGTGAAGATCAAAGGCAAAAGAAGGACAACACTTAGTGGCGTATCGTTTGTGAATCCTTCTACGCCTATAAGACTAGCTGATAAGCATAAGGTCAAAGGAGCTTATAAGCTTGATTTCCCTAAGAGACCTTTGACTGGACCACCTAGGATGGAGACTTCAATTATCAATGGCACTTACCGCGGTTTCATGGAAGTCATTCTTCAGAACAATGACACTAAGATGCAAAGCTACCACATGAGTGGCTATGCCTTCTTCGCAGTCGG AATGGACTACGGAGAGTGGACGGAGAACAGTAGAGGAACTTACAACAAATGGGACGGTATTGCACGGTCAACTATTCAGGTGTATCCAGGGGCATGGTCAGCGATCTTGATATCTTTGGACAATCCTGGGGCTTGGAATCTGAGAACAGAGAATCTTGATTCTTGGTATCTTGGACAAGAAACTTATGTTAGAGTTGTTAATCCAGATGAAAACAACAAGACTGAGTTTGGGGCCCCTGCTAATGTCCTTTACTGTGGTGCTCTACAGAAATTACAAAA gCCACAAAAGATATCATCATCGGCTACTAGAAGCATTGGATTCACGAGTCTTTCAATGGTAGTGATGGCTTTGGTGATGGTTCTGCATTGA
- the LOC108829514 gene encoding hsp70-Hsp90 organizing protein 3: MAEEAKSKGNASFSSGDYAAAITHFTEAINLSPTNHILYSNRSAAHASLHRYAEALSDAKKTVELKPDWSKGYSRLGAAYAGLSRYQEAADAYKRGLEIDPNNDALKSGLADASRPRGGGAKSNPFVEAFQGEEMWAKLTADPGTRVYLQQPDFVETMQEIQRNPNNLNLYMKDKRVMQALGVLLNVKFGGEDTEMQEAEPEPEPMELTEEEREKKERKEEAKKEKEKGNAAYKKKEFEKAIEHYSKAMELDEEDISYLTNRAAVYLEMGKYEECIQDCDKAVERGRELRFDFKMIAKALTRKGTALVKMARCSRDFEPAIETFQKALTEHRNPDTLKKLNDAEKAKKELEQQEYFDPKIAEEEREKGNEFFKEQKYPEAVKHYSEAIKRNPRDVRAYSNRAACYTKLGALPEGLKDAEKCIELDTSFTKGYRRKGAIQFFMKEYDKAMETYQEGLKHDPKNQELLDGVRRCVEQINKANRGDLTPEEMKERQAKAMQDPEVQNILSDPVMRQVLVDFQENPKAAQEHMKNPMVMNKIQKLVSAGIVQVR, from the exons ATGGCAGAAGAAGCAAAATCAAAAGGAAACGCCTCTTTCTCCTCCGGCGACTACGCCGCCGCAATCACCCACTTCACCGAAGCAATCAACCTCTCCCCAACCAACCACATCCTCTACTCGAACCGATCCGCCGCCCACGCATCCCTCCACCGCTACGCCGAAGCTCTCTCCGACGCCAAGAAAACCGTAGAGCTCAAACCGGACTGGTCCAAAGGGTACAGCCGGTTAGGCGCGGCGTACGCGGGCCTATCTCGGTACCAAGAAGCAGCCGATGCTTATAAGAGAGGCTTAGAGATCGATCCGAACAACGACGCGCTGAAGTCGGGGCTAGCCGACGCGTCGAGACCACGCGGCGGCGGCGCTAAGTCGAATCCCTTCGTCGAGGCGTTTCAAGGAGAGGAGATGTGGGCGAAGCTGACGGCGGATCCGGGGACTAGGGTTTATCTGCAGCAGCCTGATTTCGTGGAGACGATGCAGGAGATTCAGAGGAACCCTAATAACCTTAATTTGTATATGAAGGATAAGAGAGTGATGCAGGCTTTGGGTGTTTTGTTGAATGTTAAGTTCGGTGGAGAAGATACGGAGATGCAGGAGGCTGAGCCTGAGCCTGAGCCTATGGAGTTGACGGAGGAGGAGAGggagaagaaagagaggaaggaggaggcgaagaaggagaaagagaaaggAAACGCTGCCTACAAGAAGAAGGAGTTTGAGAAGGCTATTGAACATTATAGTAAGGCGATGGAGCTTGATGAGGAAGACATATCCTATCTCACCAACCGTGCTGCTGTTTATCTTGAGATGGGAAAG TATGAGGAGTGCATTCAAGATTGTGACAAGGCTGTTGAGAGAGGCAGGGAGCTTCGTTTTGACTTCAAGATGATAGCAAAAGCTTTGACTAGGAAAGGCACTGCGCTAGTGAAAATGGCGAGATGCTCGAGGGATTTCGAACCTGCGATCGAGACTTTTCAAAAAGCTCTTACGGAGCATCGTAATCCTGATACGTTGAAGAAACTAAACGATGCTGAGAAAGCTAAGAAAGAGCTGGAGCAACAGGAGTACTTTGATCCTAAGATAGCCGAGGAGGAGCGTGAGAAAG GTAACGAATTCTTTAAAGAACAGAAGTACCCAGAAGCAGTGAAGCACTACTCTGAAGCAATCAAAAGGAACCCGAGGGATGTGAGG GCGTACAGCAACAGAGCTGCTTGTTACACAAAGCTAGGAGCATTACCAGAGGGATTGAAAGATGCTGAGAAATGCATTGAGCTTGACACAAGTTTCACCAAAGGATACCGTAGGAAAGGAGCCATTCAGTTTTTCATGAAGGAATATGATAAAGCCATGGAGACGTATCAAGAAGGACTGAAGCATGATCCTAAGAACCAGGAGTTGCTTGATGGTGTTAGAAG ATGTGTGGAGCAGATAAATAAAGCGAACCGCGGTGATCTGACTCCGGAAGAAATGAAGGAGAGACAAGCAAAGGCTATGCAAGATCCAGAAGTTCAGAACATATTGTCTGATCCGGTGATGAGACAG GTGCTGGTTGATTTTCAAGAGAACCCAAAAGCTGCACAAGAGCACATGAAGAACCCAATGGTGATGAACAAGATACAGAAGCTGGTTAGTGCTGGTATTGTTCAGGTTCGGTAG
- the LOC108829501 gene encoding uncharacterized protein LOC108829501, with product MSVTNIDIEDSTELDWTNDEEDVCVDNMVNLIEKKYPFSSPCFGGGVTKAGLIRLQEEAKAEIGNRKSSKTKASTPTVVQELFDAEGVAAAVKERVREYFSKLGNQISMNQETFSSFRTLVLSNIKDLFDKVDNIGGRITILTDLVRKHENVSFAHTQKPSSRVTSVEDASMQTDNVAHTIIDDAIAFANRSSNPLNAVKVAGVVGDEFPEAKAERKDSLQSPFQRGNSHQHPPPEADEIPDSVYSRSCSSISEAYFLSWANSGGNTSCQTEWQRTAVVEEEEVVDETIDADGEEAVGGCWKSKLPKVPPKTLLGHYECDIRFLNQARKAVADSNNLGGTIDNPAKFSVILVKMKEEFCITTERGVLQSIEVYEIVARTNPLSPEVVDVLMFHLSSMFQSLSNANLPATSMFLDSQFAAQLSKTYTKFSKVTKKDSFKFSSTVTEVIMERESLGDVDRFYFPFNLDKKYWVGLCVDCSSWSISVLDNNISLRTDYMMKKELRPIAQMFSYLLKQVGKQGAGREGKLMTLERPRSIPQHNNITDYAVSSVLLIQAHAIAGTEVWKCKTADVLDIKAEGLVVTMYEVNVGTL from the exons ATGTCAGTTACAAACATTGATATTGAAGACTCTACCGAGCTTGATTGGACCAACGATGAAGAAGATGTTTGTGTTGACAACATGGTGAACCTCATTGAGAAGAAGTATCCGTTTTCCTCACCCTGTTTTGGCGGTGGCGTAACCAAAGCCGGACTTATTAGGTTGCAAGAGGAGGCCAAAGCTGAAATAGGCAACCGCAAATCAAGCAAGACAAAGGCCTCTACTCCCACTGTGGTACAAGAATTGTTTGATGCAGAGGGCGTGGCAGCAGCTGTTAAAGAAAGGGTGCGTGAATATTTTTCCAAGCTGGGGAATCAAATATCAATGAATCAGGAAACCTTCAGTAGTTTTCGAACCCTTGTTCTGTCCAACATCAAAGACTTGTTTGATAAAGTAGACAACATTGGGGGGAGGATTACAATTCTCACCGACCTTGTAAGGAAACATGAAAATGTTTCTTTTGCTCATACTCAAAAGCCTTCATCTCGCGTTACGTCCGTGGAAGACGCATCCATGCAGACCGATAACGTTGCACACACGATTATTGACGATGCTATCGCCTTCGCTAACCGTTCATCCAACCCACTTAACGCAGTTA AAGTGGCAGGGGTTGTTGGTGATGAGTTTCCGGAGGCAAAGGCTGAAAGGAAAGACAGTTTACAGTCACCCTTTCAACGAGGAAATAGTCATCAACACCCACCACCTGAAGCTGATGAAATTCCTGATTCGGTTT ACTCTAGATCCTGCTCTTCTATTTCCGAAGCCTACTTTCTCTCTTGGGCTAACTCAGGAGGAAATACCTCATGCCAAACAGAATGGCAGCGCACAGCTGTAgtcgaagaagaagaggttgTTGATGAAACTATAGATGCAGATGGTGAAGAAGCAGTTGGTGGGTGTTGGAAAAGCAAACTTCCCAAGGTTCCTCCCAAAACTCTGCTGGGCCACTATGAATGTGATATACGTTTCTTAAACCAAGCAAGAAAGGCGGTTGCTGACTCTAACAACCTTGGCGGTACTATTGACAATCCAGCTAAGTTTTCGGTAATCCTTGTTAAGATGAAGGAGGAATT TTGTATAACCACTGAAAGAGGTGTTCTCCAGAGCATCGAGGTTTACGAGATTGTAGCTAGAACAAACCCACTGTCTCCAGAG GTTGTAGATGTTCTCATGTTCCACCTAAGTTCAATGTTCCAATCCCTCTCTAATGCAAACCTACCAGCCACATCAATGTTCCTGGATAGCCAGTTCGCTGCTCAGCTTTCAAAAACGTATACCAAGTTCTCAAAGGTTACCAAAAAGGATAGCTTCAAATTTTCGAGCACTGTCACAGAAGTCATTATGGAGAGAGAGTCACTAGGTGATGTCGACCGTTTTTACTTCCCTTTCAACCTCGACAAAAAGTATTGGGTAGGCCTATGTGTCGATTGCAGTAGCTGGTCCATCTCTGTGTTAGACAACAACATATCTCTGAGGACCGACTACATGATGAAAAAGGAACTTCGTCCAATTGCGCAGATGTTCTCATATTTACTTAAACAGGTTGGTAAACAAGGTGCTGGAAGAGAAGGCAAACTCATGACACTAGAGAGACCACGATCCATCCCCCAGCATAATAACATAACAGACTATGCAGTGTCTTCTGTGCTGCTTATCCAAGCCCATGCCATTGCGGGCACTGAAGTTTGGAAATGTAAAACCGCCGACGTCCTTGATATAAAGGCCGAAGGACTTGTGGTCACCATGTATGAAGTTAATGTGGGGACGCTATAG